A window of Photobacterium toruni genomic DNA:
TGTCATCTTTTGCAGCAGGTAAACCGCCCGTTAATGTCCATGAACCTTGCTTCCAGCTATAAGTCTCTGTTGTGGTCACCTCTTTTGCCAAGTCCATGCCTTTAAGACCAGGAAATGCTTGAGCTTGAGCAAGTGCCGCAGCTTCATCAAGGTGGTCCCCTGCAACGATGCAACCGTTCTGAGCACCTTTTTCACGTAGAATTCGCGTTAATTTGCGAGTATCAATATCAGCGATACCGACGATATTTTGTGATTTAAGATAATCAGAAAGGGATTGTTCACAGCGGAAGTTAGAAGCGATAAGAGGAAGATCACGAATGACTAAACCTTGAGCATGAATTGCCGTTGATTCTTCGTCTTCAGTATTAGTGCCAGTGTTGCCAATATGGGGATAGGTAAGAGTAACGATCTGTTGCGAGTAAGAGGGGTCAGTGAGAATTTCCTGATACCCCGTCATCGAGGTATTAAAAACAACTTCACCAACAGCCGAACCATCTGCCCCAATGGACACGCCGCGGAACACTGTCCCATCTTCAAGGACTAACAGCGCAGATTTGCTCAAGACAACCTCCAAAAAAATAAAAATGCAATTAAAACAGATAAACTTGCAACTACCCATTCCATTTAATACCAAAAACCTTCAACTACTGATTTTTGACAAATTGCGCAAATTCTATGGATCAGTTAGCAATCTGTCAACATTTACTCGTAATTAAATTTAAATAATCACACATAAGTACTACTTTTTAAGCCAAACACTGTAAATAACAACTTTAATTGCAACTTTAGGACTATCAAATAACATTAGCTAAAATGTAATCGATTGCCTAGGTTGCAAATACGTTAATCAAAATTAAAATCGCACGCAAACGATAAAATATTCATACTTAATATACAAAAATCAACATAAAGCAACAAAAATAACTCTAACCATCCATTTACCCAATAAAAGTAAGGCTTATTTTCATTTTTCACTCTAGTTGATATTTCGAACAGCAACTTTCCTTTTAACCTGTTAATTAATGCATAACTATCCTTTTAATTTACATAAACAACAATGGTACTTTCCTTTATTCAGATACAAAAAAACCTGCCATCAGGCAGGTTATTGGCAATTATTACCGCTGATTTTTACAATCGATCCAGATCGAGTACATCGCTCATCGTGTAAAATCCTACTTGTTTTTGGTGTAACCATGCTGCGGCACGAACTGCACCATTGGCAAATGTCATTCTGTCGGTTGCTTTATGGGTAATTTCAACTCGTTCACCAATATCTGCAAACATTGCGGTATGTTCACCGACAATATCGCCAGCTCGAATAGTCGCAAAACCGATCTCATCTCGACTACGCTCGCCTGTAATACCTTCACGAGAATACACCGCAACATCACTTAGCTTATTGCCCATCGCGCCAGCAATTGCTTCACCCATACCGATAGCGGTACCTGATGGAGCATCAACTTTATGGCGGTGATGGGCTTCAATGATCTCTACATCACAATAATCCCCCATCACTTTGGCGGCTTTCTCTAATAATTTAAATACCAGATTAACGCCAACACTGTAATTAGGTGCCATAACAATCGCTATTTGCTCAGCAGCAGCATCAATCAATTGCCGTTGTGACTCAGAAAAGCCTGTTGTACCAATAACAATTTTTTTATGGTATTGCAGACATAATTCAAGATTAGCAAGAGTCACTGCAGGTGCAGTAAAATCAATTAACACATCAAAGTCATCTATCGCTTGGCTAAGATCATCAATAATCACCACATTTGCTAAACCAATACCCGCTAACTCTCCTGCATCGGCACCCACTAAACTTGAACCTGCACGCTCTGTTGCCACCGTTAATGTCGTTGCATTTGATAATGCAGTGGCTTTAATTAGTTGACGCCCCATTCGTCCGGCTGCACCGGCTATTGCAATTCTGACCATTAACGTGCATCTCCTACGCTATTTATAATAAGATACTCCACTGTAGCTTGTTGACTATGATAAAAAAAGCCCCAGTCTTCACTGAGGCTCATCAATCATTAACAAACACTGTCTTAGATATTTTTTACTTGTAATTCTCGTGGTACTTCAAAGAACATATTTTCTTCACGTCCCGATAATTCATCAACATCAGCAGCATCAGTCAGCTGTTTAATTCGAGTAATGATTTGATTCACTAACGCTTCAGGGGCCGATGCTCCGGCAGTGACACCAACGAGGTTTTTACCTTCAAACCACTGCGGATCAATATCTTCAGCACTATCGGTTAGATAGCTAGGAGTCCCTAATTTAATTGCAAGCTCACTCAATCGATTAGAATTTGATGAGTTTTTAGAACCAACAACAATCATTACATCAACCATTGCAGCCATTTCACGTACGGCATCTTGACGGTTTTGGGTTGCATAACAGATATCATCTTTACGTGGTCCTTGAATCTCAGGAAACAATTGACGTAAGCGATCGATAACATCAGCAGTTTCATCAACAGATAAAGTAGTTTGGCTAACAAAATGTAAATTTGATGGATCTTTAACGACCAACGCATCAACATCTTGTGGTTTCTCAACCAAATACATTCCACCATCATGGTTGGCATATTGCCCCATCGTACCTTCAACTTCTGGATGTCCGGCATGACCAATCAACACCACTTCCATTGCTTTACGGCTAGCACGAGCCACTTCCATATGCACTTTTGTTACCAATGGGCAAGTCGCATCAAATACTGTTAACTGACGATCTTTCGCTTCTTTTCTAACTGCTTGAGACACACCATGAGCTGAAAAGATCACGATATTATCATCAGGTACTTCGCTTAACTCTTCGACAAAAATAGCACCACGCTGCTTAAGACCTTCAACAACAAAGCGGTTATGAACCACTTCATGACGCACATAAATAGGCGGCTGATACATTTCTAATGCGCGTTCAACAATGCTAATTGCACGATCAACACCAGCACAAAAACCCCGTGGATTTGCGAGTAATATTTTCATCATTTATGGCTCTTAACGTTCAATGGAGACAACTTCAACCTCAAAGGTAACTGTTTTGCCTGCTAATGGATGATTAAAATCAACAGTGACTGAATCACCCACTACTTGTGTAATTATTCCAGGAATATCGTGCCCTTCAGGGCCAGTAAAAGCGATAATACGCCCAACTTCTGCAGGAGTATCAACGCTAAACTTACTCAATTCAACATGGTGAATATTATTCGGATTTATAGGACCAAAAGCATCTTCAGGCGCTAAATCAAATTGCTTTTTCTGTCCGACA
This region includes:
- the dapB gene encoding 4-hydroxy-tetrahydrodipicolinate reductase, with product MVRIAIAGAAGRMGRQLIKATALSNATTLTVATERAGSSLVGADAGELAGIGLANVVIIDDLSQAIDDFDVLIDFTAPAVTLANLELCLQYHKKIVIGTTGFSESQRQLIDAAAEQIAIVMAPNYSVGVNLVFKLLEKAAKVMGDYCDVEIIEAHHRHKVDAPSGTAIGMGEAIAGAMGNKLSDVAVYSREGITGERSRDEIGFATIRAGDIVGEHTAMFADIGERVEITHKATDRMTFANGAVRAAAWLHQKQVGFYTMSDVLDLDRL
- the ispH gene encoding 4-hydroxy-3-methylbut-2-enyl diphosphate reductase; the encoded protein is MKILLANPRGFCAGVDRAISIVERALEMYQPPIYVRHEVVHNRFVVEGLKQRGAIFVEELSEVPDDNIVIFSAHGVSQAVRKEAKDRQLTVFDATCPLVTKVHMEVARASRKAMEVVLIGHAGHPEVEGTMGQYANHDGGMYLVEKPQDVDALVVKDPSNLHFVSQTTLSVDETADVIDRLRQLFPEIQGPRKDDICYATQNRQDAVREMAAMVDVMIVVGSKNSSNSNRLSELAIKLGTPSYLTDSAEDIDPQWFEGKNLVGVTAGASAPEALVNQIITRIKQLTDAADVDELSGREENMFFEVPRELQVKNI
- the fkpB gene encoding FKBP-type peptidyl-prolyl cis-trans isomerase, yielding MSAINSNSEVLMHFSIKLADGTVAESTFANAKPVIFRMGDGSLTANFEKCLLGLVVGQKKQFDLAPEDAFGPINPNNIHHVELSKFSVDTPAEVGRIIAFTGPEGHDIPGIITQVVGDSVTVDFNHPLAGKTVTFEVEVVSIER